One window of Paludibacter propionicigenes WB4 genomic DNA carries:
- a CDS encoding alpha-glucuronidase: protein MKYSVLGLILMCISPLLHAEDGHSLWLRNKGKGSVNVVCSKNSPTLALAKQELREGWSGNAGATVNLILKTDKALKADGFKLKENQIQANTESGILYGVYELLRRQQTGEVIKEETINPSYERRILNHWDNPNGTIERGYAGRSIFWRPSKDSLGVTEKDKTLWTEYARANASVGINGAVLDNVNADQKMLTAPYLERVKGIADILRPYGVKTYLSVKFSSPSMIGGLKTSDPLNPEVIKWWKDKVKEIYKIIPDFGGFLVKANSEGQPGPQDYKRTHADGANMMADALKPYGGIVMWRAFVYSTSDEDRAKQAYGEFMPLDGQFRDNVIIQVKNGPVDFQPREPFSPLFGAMKKTSVMPEVQITQEYLGHSTHLVYLAPMWEEFLKSDTYQAGVGSTVARCTDGSVYSQKHTAIAGVSNIGLDTNWCGHDFAQSNWYAFGRLAWDNKLTSEQIADEWIKLTFRNEGAESADWNNNFLKPVKEMMLLSREAAVNYMMPLGLHHIMSANEHYGPGPWWAPARTRKDWTPPYFHKADLTGVGFDRSKTGSNAVSQYHEPLASQLNDINTCPAELLLWFHHTPWNFKLKTGRTLWDEMCYKYDTGVKQVRQFQKTWDKIEPYVDADRFTRIQNKLRAQSQNAQVWKDACLLYFQQFSKMPIPYDIERPVNNLDDLIKNDMKRR, encoded by the coding sequence ATGAAATACTCGGTTTTAGGATTAATTTTAATGTGTATAAGTCCACTTTTGCATGCAGAAGATGGGCATAGTCTTTGGCTAAGGAATAAGGGCAAGGGATCGGTAAATGTTGTATGTTCAAAAAATTCCCCAACACTTGCATTGGCTAAACAGGAGCTACGCGAAGGTTGGTCAGGAAATGCAGGAGCAACAGTCAATCTTATTCTCAAAACAGATAAAGCACTTAAAGCCGATGGTTTTAAGCTGAAGGAAAATCAGATACAAGCCAATACAGAGTCAGGAATTCTGTACGGAGTCTATGAATTATTACGCCGTCAGCAAACGGGTGAAGTCATTAAAGAAGAAACGATTAATCCATCGTACGAGCGCCGTATATTGAACCATTGGGATAATCCGAACGGGACTATTGAACGCGGATATGCCGGACGTTCTATTTTTTGGAGACCGAGTAAAGACTCTTTGGGAGTTACCGAGAAAGATAAAACGCTTTGGACTGAGTATGCCCGTGCTAATGCTTCGGTGGGTATCAATGGTGCTGTACTGGACAATGTGAATGCGGATCAAAAGATGCTCACAGCGCCTTATCTGGAAAGAGTAAAAGGCATTGCTGATATTTTACGTCCGTATGGAGTGAAAACATATCTTTCCGTAAAGTTCTCATCTCCTAGTATGATAGGAGGCTTGAAAACTTCAGATCCGTTGAATCCGGAGGTAATCAAGTGGTGGAAAGATAAAGTGAAGGAGATTTATAAAATCATTCCTGATTTTGGTGGTTTTTTAGTGAAAGCGAATAGTGAAGGTCAGCCGGGACCACAGGATTACAAACGTACACATGCCGATGGTGCCAATATGATGGCCGATGCACTGAAGCCTTACGGTGGAATAGTAATGTGGCGTGCATTTGTGTACAGCACTTCTGATGAAGACAGAGCAAAGCAGGCCTACGGTGAATTTATGCCGCTTGATGGACAGTTTCGTGACAACGTAATCATTCAGGTAAAGAACGGACCTGTAGATTTTCAGCCACGCGAGCCTTTCAGTCCGCTTTTTGGTGCGATGAAAAAAACATCGGTTATGCCCGAAGTCCAAATTACTCAGGAGTATCTCGGTCATTCAACTCACTTGGTTTATTTGGCTCCAATGTGGGAAGAGTTCCTGAAAAGTGATACTTATCAGGCAGGTGTAGGAAGTACGGTCGCCCGTTGTACCGATGGAAGTGTCTACTCTCAGAAACATACAGCTATTGCGGGAGTATCTAATATCGGTCTGGATACCAACTGGTGTGGTCATGATTTTGCACAGTCAAACTGGTACGCATTTGGTCGCTTGGCTTGGGATAATAAGCTGACAAGTGAGCAAATAGCTGATGAATGGATTAAACTCACTTTCAGAAATGAAGGGGCAGAAAGCGCTGATTGGAATAACAATTTTTTGAAACCGGTAAAAGAAATGATGCTTCTGAGTCGGGAAGCAGCGGTGAATTATATGATGCCGCTTGGCTTGCATCATATCATGTCTGCAAACGAACACTATGGTCCGGGTCCGTGGTGGGCTCCGGCCAGAACGCGTAAAGACTGGACGCCTCCCTATTTTCATAAAGCGGACTTAACAGGAGTTGGATTTGACAGATCAAAAACCGGCAGTAATGCGGTAAGTCAATACCATGAGCCGCTGGCATCGCAGTTAAATGATATCAATACATGTCCCGCAGAATTACTCTTGTGGTTCCACCATACGCCGTGGAATTTTAAACTGAAAACAGGACGAACCTTGTGGGATGAAATGTGCTATAAGTATGACACGGGTGTGAAACAGGTTCGTCAGTTCCAGAAAACCTGGGATAAAATAGAACCATACGTAGATGCTGACAGATTCACCCGTATTCAAAACAAGCTTCGTGCTCAAAGTCAGAATGCTCAGGTCTGGAAAGACGCTTGTTTGCTATACTTTCAGCAATTCAGCAAAATGCCTATCCCGTATGATATAGAGCGTCCGGTAAATAATCTGGACGATTTAATAAAAAATGATATGAAAAGACGATAG
- a CDS encoding alpha/beta hydrolase-fold protein: MTHKNISALMALFAFAFLFSGVASAQQTVVGKPAVTNINPDGFPRILDNLSVVFKIKAPDAKKMQIDLGKLYDMTKDDQGFWTVTTAPQVPGFHYYSLVIDGVKVVDPASETFYGTGRMSSAIDIPEKGVDFYDVKDVPHGALSSKYYFSKVTNSWRRLFVYTPAGYDVNTKLKYPVVYIQHGGGEDERGWAVQGKTDIILDNLIAEGKAKPMIVVISNGNVSASGGYTSSAMAAFKEEITNNVVPFIDKNFRTLADVKNRALCGLSMGGGQAFYAGLGSLDCFASVGVFSSGIFGGIANPTGKVFDADKEIPGLLTKAQQFNQKLKLFYVSVGEQDPRFEFTQKEVKKFQNSGLKVQFASFPGDHEWQVWRKSLHDFASRVFK, translated from the coding sequence ATGACACACAAAAACATTTCAGCGCTGATGGCGTTGTTTGCATTTGCATTTCTGTTTTCAGGAGTGGCCAGCGCCCAGCAAACAGTCGTTGGCAAACCTGCCGTAACCAACATTAATCCGGATGGTTTTCCGCGTATTTTGGACAACCTGAGCGTTGTTTTCAAGATCAAAGCCCCTGATGCTAAAAAGATGCAGATTGATTTGGGAAAACTGTACGATATGACCAAAGACGATCAGGGTTTCTGGACGGTTACCACCGCTCCTCAGGTTCCCGGTTTTCATTATTATTCGCTCGTAATCGATGGCGTTAAAGTTGTCGATCCGGCCAGTGAAACGTTTTACGGAACAGGACGTATGTCCAGCGCCATCGATATTCCCGAAAAAGGTGTCGATTTTTATGATGTAAAAGATGTTCCGCACGGAGCGCTAAGTTCCAAATACTATTTCTCGAAGGTGACCAATAGCTGGCGTCGGTTGTTTGTCTATACTCCTGCCGGATACGATGTCAATACGAAGCTGAAATATCCTGTGGTATATATTCAGCACGGTGGTGGAGAAGATGAACGTGGATGGGCTGTACAGGGTAAAACGGATATTATTCTCGATAATCTTATTGCCGAAGGCAAGGCAAAACCGATGATTGTTGTCATTTCAAATGGAAATGTATCTGCAAGTGGCGGATATACTTCCTCTGCAATGGCTGCATTCAAAGAAGAAATAACGAATAACGTTGTTCCATTCATCGATAAAAATTTCCGAACATTGGCCGATGTAAAAAACAGAGCACTTTGCGGTCTTTCTATGGGCGGTGGTCAGGCTTTTTATGCCGGATTGGGCAGTCTTGACTGTTTTGCTTCTGTGGGAGTATTCAGTTCGGGCATTTTTGGCGGAATTGCTAACCCGACAGGCAAGGTGTTTGATGCCGATAAAGAAATTCCCGGTTTACTCACTAAGGCGCAGCAATTCAATCAAAAACTGAAATTGTTCTATGTCTCTGTTGGCGAGCAGGATCCCCGTTTCGAATTTACTCAAAAGGAAGTGAAAAAATTTCAGAATAGCGGATTGAAAGTTCAGTTTGCATCTTTCCCCGGCGATCATGAATGGCAGGTTTGGCGCAAATCCTTACACGACTTTGCTTCCAGAGTTTTTAAATGA
- a CDS encoding alpha/beta hydrolase-fold protein produces MRKTLLLVFVVLLQATFACFGQQSDNSTPAVTNITGAGYPRILPDLRVTFRIKAPEAQKVQLDLGKKYDMEKGSDGFWTVTTAPQVPGFHYYSLVIDGVAVADPASETFFGMSREASGIEIPEAGVDFHLIKDVPHGTVQSKRYFSTKTNSWRRIFVYLPPGYEQNPTKKYPVLYLQHGAGEDETGWVKQGHLDIIMDNLIAQKQAIPMIVVTTNEYVIRDIGAGYNTESTNHFMDLFKDELVDVIIPFVNQNYRIANDREHRAIAGLSMGGGTSFRIGMLNPDKFAWVGAFSSSAFRGTNGNIFDAEKQIPGIFTHPEKFNTQLKLLYISSGEQDHSYEYTKKTIETFKEKGLKLQYNYFPGAHEWHVWRKALHDFVPKLFK; encoded by the coding sequence ATGAGAAAAACACTTTTACTAGTTTTTGTTGTCTTGTTGCAGGCTACCTTTGCCTGCTTCGGACAGCAATCTGATAATTCGACGCCGGCAGTAACCAATATTACCGGTGCCGGATATCCGCGTATTTTGCCCGACCTGCGGGTTACGTTTCGTATCAAAGCGCCCGAAGCCCAGAAGGTGCAGCTTGATTTGGGTAAGAAATATGACATGGAAAAGGGAAGTGATGGTTTCTGGACTGTTACTACGGCTCCTCAGGTTCCCGGCTTTCACTACTACTCTTTAGTGATCGATGGCGTTGCGGTTGCCGATCCTGCCAGCGAAACTTTTTTCGGCATGAGCCGCGAGGCGAGCGGTATCGAAATTCCTGAAGCGGGAGTCGATTTTCATCTCATCAAGGATGTGCCTCACGGAACGGTTCAGAGCAAACGCTATTTCTCCACCAAAACCAACTCGTGGCGTAGAATTTTTGTCTATCTCCCTCCCGGGTACGAACAAAACCCGACAAAAAAATACCCGGTGCTCTATCTGCAACATGGTGCCGGTGAAGATGAAACAGGATGGGTGAAACAGGGTCATTTGGATATTATTATGGATAACCTGATTGCCCAAAAGCAAGCAATCCCGATGATTGTTGTTACAACCAACGAGTATGTTATTCGTGACATAGGAGCCGGTTACAATACCGAATCTACCAACCACTTCATGGATCTTTTCAAAGACGAACTGGTCGACGTGATTATCCCGTTTGTGAACCAAAACTATCGGATTGCGAATGATCGCGAACATCGCGCCATTGCGGGACTTTCAATGGGTGGCGGTACCTCTTTCCGGATCGGTATGCTGAATCCGGATAAATTTGCCTGGGTCGGTGCTTTTAGTTCGAGCGCCTTTCGTGGAACAAACGGCAATATTTTTGATGCCGAAAAACAAATTCCCGGCATCTTTACCCATCCCGAAAAATTTAATACTCAATTGAAATTGCTCTATATCTCCAGTGGAGAGCAGGATCATTCGTACGAATACACGAAGAAGACCATTGAAACATTTAAAGAAAAGGGATTGAAACTGCAATATAACTATTTCCCGGGTGCACACGAATGGCATGTCTGGCGAAAGGCTCTGCATGATTTTGTACCCAAACTTTTCAAATAA
- a CDS encoding alpha/beta hydrolase-fold protein — translation MKKTILILFAVLSQTAFVCFGQEADNSKPASTNVAGADYPRVDAQHRVLFRINAPKATSVVVSLGNTALTKGEDGFWTGRTEPQTPGFLCYSIKIDGVELNDPSSETFYDAGHIYSCIEIPEQGVDFYDVKDVPHGDVRSVWYKAKSTGEMRHAYIYTPPGYDQNIKQRYPVLYLLHGMNQDRRAWESQGRANFILDNLIAQGKAKQMILVMEDGGLAGINLAARRTQNPAGSANGAAAQRPGGMDPFWNGFTKVMIEDIIPMVDARYRTLTDREHRAIAGLSLGGAQTYQISETHLDKFASIGVFSAAPFGFSGIETAYNGLLAKPEAFSKQVKVFYIGQGSEEGPNAGRAIHEALDKAGVKNVYYEAPGTAHVFQTWRKCLYGFAPLLFQDK, via the coding sequence ATGAAAAAGACGATTCTGATCCTTTTTGCTGTTCTCTCGCAGACTGCTTTTGTCTGTTTCGGACAGGAAGCTGATAATTCGAAACCGGCATCAACCAATGTTGCCGGCGCCGATTATCCGCGTGTCGATGCACAGCATCGCGTACTCTTTCGTATCAATGCTCCAAAGGCAACGAGTGTTGTGGTGAGTCTTGGAAATACGGCGTTGACTAAAGGAGAAGATGGTTTCTGGACCGGTAGAACAGAGCCTCAGACTCCCGGATTTCTTTGCTATTCGATCAAAATCGACGGTGTTGAACTCAACGATCCTTCGAGCGAGACATTTTACGATGCGGGTCATATTTACAGTTGTATTGAAATACCTGAACAGGGTGTCGACTTTTACGATGTAAAGGATGTGCCGCATGGCGATGTTCGTTCGGTGTGGTACAAAGCCAAATCGACCGGCGAAATGCGTCACGCGTACATTTATACTCCGCCGGGATATGACCAGAATATCAAACAGCGTTATCCTGTTCTCTATCTCTTGCATGGTATGAATCAGGATCGGCGTGCGTGGGAAAGTCAGGGTAGGGCCAATTTTATTCTTGATAATCTCATTGCTCAAGGCAAAGCCAAACAGATGATTCTTGTTATGGAAGACGGAGGCTTAGCCGGAATTAATCTTGCCGCCCGCAGGACTCAGAATCCTGCAGGATCGGCGAATGGAGCAGCTGCTCAACGTCCGGGTGGAATGGATCCTTTCTGGAATGGCTTTACCAAAGTTATGATAGAAGATATCATTCCGATGGTCGATGCACGATACCGTACGCTTACCGATCGGGAACATCGGGCTATTGCCGGTCTTTCTCTCGGAGGTGCGCAAACATACCAGATTTCCGAAACTCACCTCGATAAGTTTGCAAGCATCGGCGTTTTCAGCGCAGCTCCTTTCGGCTTCTCGGGAATAGAGACGGCCTACAATGGGCTGCTTGCCAAGCCAGAGGCTTTTTCCAAACAAGTGAAAGTTTTTTATATCGGTCAAGGTTCAGAAGAGGGTCCGAATGCCGGGCGTGCCATTCACGAAGCGCTTGACAAAGCCGGTGTGAAGAACGTATATTACGAAGCTCCGGGCACTGCGCATGTCTTTCAGACCTGGCGTAAATGCCTCTATGGCTTCGCTCCATTGTTATTTCAGGATAAATAA
- a CDS encoding alpha/beta hydrolase-fold protein, with amino-acid sequence MKKFLLAMLGVTISIASYSQSADFPADTKPASTNIVGQEYPRIDSQRRVYFRFLAPGAQSVSVGLGNTALTKGEDGFWTGVTKPEDPGFHYYTLKIDGVDVADPSSESFFGAGKMMSGMEIPEDGVDFYNIKNVPHGNVNSFWYFAKSTNEYRHAYIYTPPGYDKNTTQRYPVLYLQHGMGEDRRAWSNQGRANFILDNLIAEGKATPMIIVMEDGGIAAGMGGGARRPAGQRPPQAPAAGQAPGGAPQGQAPRGPMGAPGGMASFWDGFGKVIVNDLIPTIDASYRTLSDREHRAIAGLSLGGTQTYGISQANLDKFSHIGIFSAPFGFPGVETGYNGLLKKPAEFAKLVKVFYVSMGSKEGANSGRAIHEALDQAGVKNVYYEAPGTAHEFQTWRKSLYGYAQLLFQNK; translated from the coding sequence ATGAAAAAATTTTTATTGGCAATGCTGGGTGTGACTATCAGTATTGCAAGCTACTCACAAAGTGCCGATTTTCCAGCTGATACTAAACCAGCCTCTACAAATATTGTCGGACAGGAATATCCTCGTATTGACTCTCAACGTCGTGTTTATTTCCGTTTTCTTGCTCCCGGAGCACAAAGTGTGTCGGTAGGTCTTGGCAATACTGCCCTGACTAAAGGTGAGGATGGTTTCTGGACAGGTGTAACCAAGCCCGAAGATCCCGGTTTTCATTACTATACGCTTAAAATTGATGGAGTTGATGTGGCAGATCCATCAAGTGAATCGTTTTTCGGTGCAGGTAAGATGATGAGTGGAATGGAAATCCCTGAAGATGGAGTCGATTTCTACAATATCAAAAACGTTCCTCATGGCAATGTTAACTCTTTCTGGTATTTTGCGAAATCTACCAATGAATACCGTCATGCTTACATTTACACTCCGCCGGGATACGACAAAAATACAACTCAACGTTATCCGGTTCTTTATCTTCAACATGGTATGGGAGAAGATCGTCGTGCCTGGTCAAATCAGGGACGTGCAAACTTTATTCTTGACAACCTGATTGCCGAAGGAAAAGCAACACCGATGATTATTGTAATGGAAGATGGTGGTATTGCTGCCGGTATGGGTGGTGGTGCACGTCGTCCTGCCGGTCAACGTCCTCCACAGGCTCCTGCTGCAGGACAAGCTCCCGGTGGTGCTCCTCAGGGGCAGGCTCCACGTGGTCCTATGGGTGCTCCGGGCGGAATGGCTTCTTTTTGGGATGGTTTTGGCAAAGTTATCGTAAATGATCTTATACCTACCATAGATGCAAGTTACCGCACGCTTTCCGATCGTGAGCATCGTGCTATAGCCGGTCTTTCGTTGGGAGGAACTCAAACTTATGGAATTTCTCAGGCTAATTTAGATAAATTCTCGCATATCGGTATATTCAGTGCTCCGTTTGGTTTTCCGGGAGTAGAAACAGGCTATAACGGATTATTGAAGAAACCGGCTGAATTTGCCAAACTAGTGAAGGTATTTTATGTAAGTATGGGATCCAAAGAAGGTGCAAACTCAGGACGTGCAATCCACGAAGCCCTTGATCAAGCGGGTGTGAAGAACGTATATTACGAAGCTCCGGGCACCGCTCACGAATTCCAAACATGGCGCAAGAGCCTGTATGGTTACGCACAACTTTTGTTTCAGAATAAATAA
- a CDS encoding alpha/beta hydrolase: MNIRNAIIVLAAIVLSQFSMAQNVVEDFKPSSVNQVGSQYPQVNSEGRVRVKISAPWALRVQLDIGGIKYDLKKDEKGVWIGESAPQVEGFHYYQLNIDGASVPDPGSLYFYGASRWGSAIEIPAPDEDFYAQKDVPHGLVSQKMYFSKVTNSWRRCFVYTPAEYDKNSSKRYPVLYLQHGSGEDETGWPTQGKANLILDNLIAAKKAVPMIIVMDNGYATKAPAPNGITAQSKSAFPFEEVIINEIIPMIDGSFRTLKDRDHRAMAGLSMGANQTITITMNNLDKFSYIAGFSGTSNYPRTDVIDPATFMGGKFKDGAALNKKIKLFWLGLGTKEPAPFPGSVKAFRDMLDKQGVKYTYYESIGTAHEWLTWRRDLNQFAALIFK; encoded by the coding sequence ATGAATATTAGAAACGCAATTATAGTTCTTGCAGCAATAGTTCTGAGCCAATTTTCTATGGCTCAGAACGTTGTTGAAGACTTTAAACCATCCTCTGTAAATCAGGTCGGTAGTCAATATCCTCAGGTTAATTCCGAAGGGCGTGTGCGTGTGAAAATTTCTGCGCCGTGGGCATTACGTGTTCAACTGGACATTGGCGGTATAAAATATGACTTGAAAAAAGATGAAAAAGGAGTCTGGATAGGTGAATCTGCCCCTCAAGTGGAAGGCTTTCACTATTATCAATTGAATATTGACGGAGCTTCAGTACCCGATCCGGGAAGTCTTTACTTTTATGGCGCAAGTCGTTGGGGTAGTGCTATCGAAATTCCTGCCCCGGATGAAGATTTTTACGCCCAGAAAGATGTACCTCATGGTTTGGTAAGTCAGAAAATGTATTTTTCCAAGGTTACCAATTCATGGCGTCGCTGTTTTGTTTATACCCCGGCAGAATACGACAAAAATTCTTCAAAACGTTATCCAGTGCTTTATTTACAACACGGAAGTGGTGAAGATGAAACAGGTTGGCCAACTCAGGGTAAAGCAAATCTGATTCTCGATAACCTTATTGCTGCAAAAAAGGCGGTACCCATGATTATCGTCATGGATAATGGCTATGCCACCAAAGCTCCCGCACCGAATGGTATAACTGCACAGAGCAAGTCTGCTTTTCCATTTGAAGAAGTGATAATTAATGAAATTATCCCGATGATTGATGGCTCTTTCAGGACGCTTAAAGATCGTGACCACCGAGCAATGGCAGGGCTTTCGATGGGTGCTAATCAGACTATCACCATTACCATGAATAACCTGGATAAATTCTCCTATATTGCCGGATTTAGCGGAACATCCAACTATCCGCGTACCGATGTGATTGATCCGGCTACATTTATGGGAGGTAAATTCAAGGATGGAGCAGCACTCAATAAAAAAATTAAACTTTTCTGGCTGGGATTGGGAACGAAAGAACCTGCTCCATTTCCCGGCTCGGTTAAAGCATTTCGGGATATGTTGGATAAACAAGGTGTGAAATATACCTACTACGAATCAATTGGTACAGCACATGAATGGCTAACATGGAGACGGGATCTGAATCAATTTGCTGCTTTGATATTTAAATAA
- a CDS encoding alpha/beta hydrolase: MKYKSLALLLISASSSLLCLGQTSTATVVEDFKTTPTTQQEQKYPQVNSEGRVRVKISAPQALKVQLDIGGVKYDLVKDDKGVWTGESAPQDVGFHYYQLNIDGASVPDPGSLYYYGASRWGSGIEIPAKDQEFYALKNVPHGQLRETQYFSKTSNSVRRVFIYTPPGYDKNNQKYPVLYLQHGMGENETGWGNQGRTAQIMDNLIAEGKSLPFIIVMENSSVNMGGAPRGPRPAGAPTAAPPAPAPGQAAPAPGAPRPGGMGGMNFAAQFERILIDDLIPFVESNFRVIPDQAHRAMAGLSMGGMQTHTIVVANPNLFSHVGMFSSGTFEPKEIKDIDAFKKKVKVVFMSFGGREGGSARIGAAAEEWNKVGIKGVSYISPETAHEWQSWRRSLHEFAPLLFR, translated from the coding sequence ATGAAATATAAATCATTAGCTTTATTATTGATATCTGCATCAAGCAGTTTGCTTTGTTTGGGTCAAACAAGTACTGCAACTGTTGTAGAAGACTTTAAAACGACTCCTACAACTCAGCAGGAGCAGAAGTATCCTCAGGTAAATTCTGAAGGTAGAGTACGTGTAAAAATATCTGCGCCTCAGGCGTTGAAAGTTCAATTAGATATTGGCGGAGTGAAGTATGACCTTGTTAAAGATGACAAAGGAGTATGGACAGGCGAATCTGCTCCGCAAGATGTTGGTTTTCATTATTATCAATTGAATATTGATGGCGCTTCAGTTCCGGATCCGGGAAGTTTGTACTATTATGGAGCCAGTCGTTGGGGTAGCGGTATCGAGATTCCTGCTAAAGACCAAGAGTTTTATGCATTGAAGAATGTTCCCCACGGTCAGTTGCGCGAAACTCAATACTTCTCAAAAACATCGAATAGTGTTCGTCGTGTGTTCATCTATACTCCTCCAGGATACGATAAAAACAACCAAAAGTATCCTGTACTCTATCTTCAGCATGGTATGGGCGAAAACGAAACCGGTTGGGGAAATCAGGGACGTACAGCGCAGATTATGGATAACCTGATTGCCGAAGGTAAATCACTTCCATTTATCATCGTTATGGAAAATAGTAGTGTGAATATGGGAGGCGCTCCACGTGGTCCAAGACCTGCAGGAGCACCTACAGCAGCTCCTCCTGCTCCAGCACCAGGACAAGCTGCACCTGCCCCTGGCGCACCTCGTCCCGGCGGAATGGGTGGAATGAACTTCGCTGCTCAGTTTGAACGCATTCTTATTGACGATTTAATTCCTTTTGTAGAATCTAATTTCCGTGTCATTCCAGATCAGGCTCATCGCGCGATGGCCGGATTGTCGATGGGAGGTATGCAAACTCATACTATCGTGGTTGCTAATCCAAATCTATTCTCACATGTTGGAATGTTCAGTAGCGGAACTTTCGAACCTAAAGAAATTAAAGATATTGATGCATTCAAGAAGAAAGTAAAAGTTGTATTTATGAGTTTCGGAGGTCGCGAAGGGGGTTCAGCTAGAATTGGAGCTGCTGCCGAAGAATGGAATAAAGTTGGAATAAAAGGTGTTTCTTATATTTCGCCTGAAACTGCTCATGAATGGCAATCATGGAGAAGAAGTTTACATGAATTTGCTCCGCTTCTTTTCAGATAA
- a CDS encoding alpha/beta hydrolase-fold protein, protein MKNKLLVAIFAILTTSGFCFAQTNQPAIIEDFKPSTCNQPGQEYPKVNSQGYARFRVVAPQAQSIVVSLGLGGAKGGTPLTKADDGSWMGTTAGPMDEGFHYYHLTIDGGVFNDPGALNFYGSTRWESGIEIPAHDKDFYALKDVPHGNVQQILFPSKSTNTSRRAFVYTPAGYDKNAKTKYPVLYLQHGWGEDETAWSVQGHANLIMDNLIAEGKIKPFIIVMTYGMTNDTKPGGIRSFNYNAFQTVLVDELIPYVDANFRTIAAKDSRAMAGLSMGGMETHSITLARPEVFSYYALLSGGTYTPAEIKDKSQAKLIFMSCGSRENPDGVKKAAVDLKAAGYNAVSFVSENTAHEFLTWRRSLKELAPLLFK, encoded by the coding sequence ATGAAAAACAAATTATTAGTTGCAATTTTTGCAATTTTGACAACGAGCGGATTTTGTTTTGCACAAACAAATCAACCTGCTATCATTGAAGACTTCAAGCCTTCTACATGTAATCAACCGGGTCAGGAATACCCGAAAGTAAACTCACAGGGATATGCACGTTTTCGTGTAGTAGCTCCACAGGCTCAAAGCATTGTAGTAAGTCTCGGACTTGGTGGCGCAAAGGGTGGTACTCCACTTACCAAAGCTGATGATGGATCATGGATGGGAACTACTGCTGGTCCAATGGATGAAGGTTTTCACTACTATCATTTAACTATTGACGGTGGTGTATTCAACGATCCGGGTGCATTAAATTTCTACGGTTCTACCCGTTGGGAAAGCGGTATCGAAATTCCTGCTCACGACAAAGATTTCTATGCATTGAAAGACGTTCCTCACGGTAATGTTCAGCAGATTCTTTTCCCTTCTAAGAGCACCAACACTTCACGTCGCGCATTTGTGTATACTCCTGCCGGATACGACAAAAATGCAAAGACCAAATATCCTGTACTCTATTTGCAACATGGTTGGGGTGAAGATGAAACAGCTTGGAGTGTTCAGGGTCATGCCAATTTGATTATGGATAACCTGATTGCTGAAGGTAAAATCAAACCGTTTATCATTGTGATGACTTACGGAATGACAAATGATACTAAACCAGGAGGTATAAGAAGTTTCAACTATAATGCTTTCCAAACAGTTCTTGTAGATGAACTTATACCTTATGTTGATGCTAATTTCCGCACAATTGCAGCAAAGGATAGTCGTGCTATGGCAGGTCTTTCAATGGGTGGTATGGAAACTCACTCAATTACGCTTGCTCGTCCTGAAGTATTCTCGTATTATGCATTATTAAGCGGCGGAACTTATACACCGGCTGAAATTAAGGATAAATCTCAGGCAAAACTTATTTTTATGAGTTGCGGTAGCCGCGAAAATCCTGATGGAGTGAAGAAAGCTGCAGTAGATTTGAAAGCTGCTGGTTATAATGCAGTATCTTTTGTTTCAGAAAATACAGCGCATGAGTTTCTTACATGGCGTCGCAGTTTGAAAGAACTTGCTCCGCTTCTTTTCAAGTAA